The following are encoded together in the Bos mutus isolate GX-2022 chromosome 3, NWIPB_WYAK_1.1, whole genome shotgun sequence genome:
- the NT5C1A gene encoding cytosolic 5'-nucleotidase 1A translates to MEPGEPREPREPGPGAETAAAPQWEEAKTFYDNLAPQKKPKSPKPQNAVTIAVSSRALFRMDEEQRIYTEQGVEEYVRYQLEHENEPFSPGPAFPFVKALEAVNRRLRELYPESEDLFDIVLVTNNHAQVGVRLINSINHYDLFIERFCMTGGNSPICYLKAYHTNLYLSADAEKVQEAIDEGIAAATIFSPSRDVAVSQSQLRVAFDGDAVLFSDESERIVKAHGLDRFFEHEKAHENKPLAQGPLKGFLEALGRLQKKFYSKGLRLECPIRTYLVTARSAASSGARALKTLRSWGLETDEALFLAGAPKGPLLEKIRPHIFFDDQMFHVAGAQEMGTVAAHVPYGVAQTSRRTSPTKQAAPAQ, encoded by the exons ATGGAACCCGGGGAGCCCCGGGAGCCCCGCGAGCCCGGGCCAGGAGCAGAGACCGCCGCGGCCCCGCAGTGGGAGGAAGCCAAGACTTTCTATGACAACCTCGCGCCCCAGAAGAAACCCAAATCG CCCAAGCCCCAGAATGCCGTCACCATCGCTGTGTCCTCCCGAGCCCTGTTCCGCATGGACGAGGAGCAGCGGATCTACACGGAGCAGGGCGTGGAGGAATACGTGCGCTACCAGCTGGAACACGAGAACGAGCCCTTCAGTCCTGGACCAGCCTTCCCCTTTGTGAAG GCTCTGGAGGCTGTGAACAGGCGGCTGCGGGAGCTGTACCCTGAGAGCGAGGACCTCTTCGACATCGTCCTGGTGACCAACAACCATGCTCAAGTGGGTGTCCGTCTCATCAACAGCATCAACCACTATG ACCTGTTCATCGAGAGGTTCTGCATGACAGGCGGCAACAGCCCCATCTGCTACCTCAAGGCCTATCACACCAACCTCTACCTGTCGGCTGATGCAGAAAAAGTGCAGGAGGCCATTGATGAAG GGATCGCAGCGGCCACCATCTTCAGCCCCAGCAGGGACGTGGCTGTGTCCCAGAGTCAGCTGCGCGTGGCCTTCGACGGGGACGCTGTGCTTTTCTCGGACGAGTCAGAGCGCATCGTGAAGGCCCATGGGTTGGACAGGTTCTTTGAGCATGAGAAGGCCCACGAGAACAAGCCTTTGGCCCAG GGCCCCTTaaagggcttcctggaggcacTGGGGAGACTGCAGAAGAAGTTCTACTCCAAGGGCCTGCGACTGGAGTGTCCGATTCGCACCTACTTGGTGACAGCACGCAGTGCAGCCAGCTCGGGGGCCCGGGCTCTCAAGACCCTGCGCAGCTGGGGCCTGGAGACGGATGAGGCCCTGTTCCTTGCGGGAGCACCCAAGGGCCCCCTTCTGGAGAAGATCCGCCCGCATATCTTCTTTGACGACCAGATGTTCCACGTGGCTGGGGCTCAGGAGATGGGCACGGTGGCCGCCCACGTGCCTTACGGCGTGGCTCAGACATCCCGGCGGACCTCACCTACGAAGCAGGCCGCCCCTGCGCAGTAG